Within the Bacillus horti genome, the region TTTGAAAAGGCAGCAGCCTTACTAGAATCCTTGGTCAAAAATCATTGCTTCTATAATGGCAATAAACGGACGGCTTATTTGGCTGTGAAGACATTCTTGAGAATAAACAAGGCTAATTTTCAGATGGATCGAAAAAAAGCTGTCGAGTTTATCGTAGATATTGCTAATAATAAACGTGATTTTAAAGATATTGTACGAACTCTTAAACAACATTCAACGGAGAGAAGATAGGAGCAAGAGGATGGCTAAGAGATTTAAGAAATTTTATGTTGAGATAACAAGTGTGTGTAATTTAGCGTGTTCCTTCTGTCCTCCGACACAGAGGGCAGCAGGCTTTATTAAGGTGGAGGATTTTGAGAAAAGGCTGGATGAGATTAAACCCTTTACAGATTATATCTATTTTCATCTAAAAGGCGAGCCGCTTATGCATCCCAAATTAGATCAGTTGCTTGACCTAAGTGCTGAGAAAGGCTTCAAGGTTAATCTAACAACGAATGGTACACTGCTCAATAAAGCGAAGCACCGTTTAGTCAATAAGCCTGCCTTGAGACAGATGAACA harbors:
- a CDS encoding type II toxin-antitoxin system death-on-curing family toxin, producing the protein MVKYLRKEEVLAGHFYVMKQMNDAEQAGVKDYALLDSALSRPRHSVFGKEAYPTLFEKAAALLESLVKNHCFYNGNKRTAYLAVKTFLRINKANFQMDRKKAVEFIVDIANNKRDFKDIVRTLKQHSTERR